The Sphingomonas donggukensis genomic interval GACCGGCTGCTCGGCGAACTCTCCAAGGATCTGACCGGTCACCCGATCGCCGATATCGAAAAGGCGCTGACCGCCGCCGAGTGATCTCGGACGGTCGAATAAGAAACGGCCCGGTCTCTTGCGAGGCCGGGCCGTTTCTTGTTTGCTTTGGCGTGGACCGTCAGTCCTTGCGGGCCTTCTTGCCGGCCAGCTTCCGCCGGGCGACCAGCGCAGCTGCGGCGCCACCGAACAGCAGCAGCATCGGCGGGGCAGGGACAGGGGCCGGGCCGGGGCCCGACGAACTGCCGCTCGACCCGCTCGACCCGTTCGACGACCAGCCGCCGCATTTGAAGTTGCAGTGGCCGCTCGAGCTCCAGCCCTTCGACGACGAGCCGTAGCTCGACGACGAGGTCGAGGTGGACGAGCCGTTCGACGAGCTGGACGTCGACGACGAGACATTGCCCGACGACGAGGTCGAGGACGACACGTTGCCGCTGGACGACGACGAGGTCGAGGACGACGACGAAGAGGAGACGTTGCCGCTCGACGAGGACGAGACGTTGCCGCTCGAGGACGAGGACACGTTGCCCGACGATCCGCCCGACGAGGTCGAGGTCGACGACCCGCCGGTCGAGGAGGTGCTCGACACGCCACCGGTCGAGGTCGAGGTGGACGAGCCGCCCGAACCGCCCGAGGACGTCGAGGTCGATCCGCCGCTGGTCGAGGTCGACCCGCCGGTGCTGGACGACGTGGACGAGATCACGACGCCGCTCGATCCGCTGCTGCTGCCGCCGCCGAAGAAGCCGCCGGCGAAGAACCCGCCGCTACCGCCGAAGCCGCCGCCCCCGACGACCGCGGCACCGCCGCCGCCCCCGCCGACGATGGCCATTTCGCCGCCCGGGCCCGCATAGGGCGGGGGCAGGGGGGCGCCCTGAGCCGTCTCGACGACGACCCCACCGCCGGTGGTGGTCGTGACGGTCTGGGTGATGATGCAGCGCACGGTGCGACGCGAAGCGCCGCTGCCGACGGTGACCGTGCGATAGCTGCGGCTGGTGCTGCTGCCCGCGGCGTGACCGCCCTCTGCATAATCGGCGCCGGCGCGAGCGCCCGGGCCCATGCCGTGACCTGCGCCCATGCCATGACCTGCGCCCATGCCGTGACCCGCGCCGCCGCGGTGGGTGGTCGTGACGACGCCGCCTTTCGTCAGCCCGGGGCCGCAATTGATGGGCGCGCGGGCGACAGCGACCGGCTTGCGCACGACGCGGCGCTTCACGACGGCGCGCTTGGCCATCATCGGCTTCGCTGCGAAGTCGCGCTTGGCCTGGACCTGGTCGGCCACGTGCACCGCGCCGCCACCGATAAGGGCGCCGCCGCACGCGCACGCCGCCAATTTTGCGAGAGCCATCCGTACCGACATGCTGTCACTCTTCCCTCTGGCGCTGGCCGCCGTCGACCAAATCGAACTTGCTGTGCGCTCCTAGGTAAAAGGGCAGAACAAAGCGTTAAGTGCAACTTCGTTAACCATCATTTTGCGTACGAATATTCAGAAATCGCCGGCTCCGTGCCGGGCGTAATGGTTAATGTACTATTGTTGGACAGAATCGTGATGGCAAAGCCTAGGTATATCCAGTGATTCCGGGCCGACAGGGCGGATGTTCACCTGCGGGAAATCCATGCTGTGCCATCGATGTCACAGGTCCGCGGCCTTGGGGATTCGTCCGCTTGTGCGACGAATTGCCCTTAAGTATAGGCGGCGCGGGGTAAAGGCGGTCTCCCGGAGCGCGTCGATGCACTCGGGAAAGACCGGTGTGGAGAGTGGGGATGGCAACGGTTCTTGACGATTCGGGCACTCCGGGGAGCAGCTGGCCTGTTCCCGCAAACGACAGTGTCGAGGGCTATCGGCCGAGCGCCGACGAGCCGTTCATGAGCCTGCGACAGCAGGAATATTTCCGCAGCAAGCTGAACGCCTGGAAGGATGCGATCCACCGCGAGGCGACGGGCACGCTGTCCCAGCTCCAGACCGATTCGTTGCGGGAATCGGACCTGGCCGACCGCGCCACCAGCGAGACCGACTGGTCGATCGAGCTGCGCACCCGCGACCGCCAGCGCAAGCTGATCGCCAAGATCGACGCCGCGCTGCGCCGCATCGATGACGGCGAATACGGCTATTGCGAAGTGACCGGCGAGCCGATCTCGCTCGGCCGCCTGGAAGCACGGCCGATCGCGACGATGACGGTCGAGGCGCAGGAGCGGCACGAGCGTAACGAGCGCGTCTCTCGCGAGGACTGAGCGTACGGCGGTTTCACGCCGACGCCGCCTGGGTGCTTAACGCTTTCGAAAACGATGCATGGTCTAGTCGCGCGCACCGACCGACCTCTTTCGAGTAGCGTAACCGCGATGGACCAGCCGCCCCGGGATCAGTTTGCAATCGGCACCGCCGGCGATGCCAGCGCGCGTGGAAAACCCCGCGACAGCCTGATGCTCACCGCGATGCTGACGGTGCCGGCGATGTCGGCACCGGTGCAGGTGCGCGTGCGCAACCTGTCGGCGGGCGGGCTGATGGCCGAATATGCCGGACCTGCGACGACCGGCGATGCCGTGACGATCGCATTGCGCGGAGTCGGCGAGGTCGCGGGCTCGATCGCCTGGGTGGCGGAGGGCCGCGTCGGGGTCGCGTTCGACACTGCAATCGATCCGCTGCTGGCGCGCAAGCCGGTCGCCGTGCGTCCGCGCGCGGCGGTCCGCCCCAAACTGTCGCCGCTATAAGAAAAAGCCGGCGTCGCTTCGCCGGCGATAGGCACGCCCGGCCGATGTGCGACCGGGCCGTGCCGGCAGATCAACCGATCGCCAATTCTTCCTTCACGCGCAGCTTGCGCTTCTTGAGGTCGGCGATGATTCCCTGATCGGGAGCGGGCCGTCCCTGTTCGGCGGCGATCTTCTCATCGAGCGTGGCATGCTTGGCCTCGAGGGCCGACTGATGCGCGGTCTGCATGGAAGCGTTCTCCTGCTGTGGTTGCGGGATCACGGAGTAGAACACGTCTCCGCCCCCTTGTCGCGTCCGACTTTGGATGCAATCGGTGGGCCGTGCGAAAATCGGCGTCGGGCCGATCGCACCGCCGGGGGACGTGTGGACGAAGCCGAGATTAGGCAACGGATCGAGCATCTGCGCACCGAGCACCGCGACCTCGACGCCGCGACCGCCGCGCTGATGGCCGGCACTTCGCCCGACCAGTTGCAGATCGCGCGGCTGAAGAAGCGCAAGCTCGCGCTGAAGGACGAAATCGCCCAGCTCGAGGATCTGCTGGTGCCCGACATCATCGCCTGAGGTGTTGACGAATCGATCGGCTGCACCGGACCGGGACACTCGTCGTCGATTCTTACAAATCGCTGCCTAGCCCGCCCTGCACCGACATGGCACGATGCGGAGGTTCAGGGGACGAGCATGATACCAGCGCACACACATTCGCGGCTGCACCGCCGCCTGATCGATTCGCTGTATGTCGAATCGATGCTGCTGGCGGACGAGGCGCGGGGGTATTTCGACGAAGGGGGGCGCCACGATCGCGCGGGCCTCGATTCGCTCGCGCGCGTCGTGTTCTCGTGCGAATCGATGAAGGTGACGACGCGGCTGATGCACGTCATCGCCTGGCTGCTGACCCAGCGCGCGATCGCGAACGGCGAATTGCGCGTCGCCGACGCGCTCGACCCGTCGCGCCGCCTGGGCGATGCGCCCGCCACCGACGAGGACGTGATCAGCCACCTGCCCGATGGCGCGCGCCTGCTGATCGGGGCGAGCATCGACCTCCACCGCCGGGTCGCGCGGTTCGACCGCGCGCAATCGGCCCCGCGGATGCTGCAGAGCCCGGCGCGGTCGATGATGGACCGACTGGAGATGGCGTTTTAGGGGGGCGCAGCCGTCAGTCGCTTGCCGCTAGCGGTTAGCTGTTAGCCGCGGTTAGCCCCCTCAATCCGTTCGCCTCGAGTAGTCGTCGAGCTTGTCGAGACGACGTATCGCGAGGTGGGTGCCACACGAGAGCCCTCTCGATACGGGCTCTCGACTACGCTCGATCCCTACTCGAGGCGAACGGGTTTTGGATTGGACGGCGCTAGCGCCGACTCGCCCTACCCCGCCACCCGCGCCTTCGCCGCGCGATATTCCGCCTCCAGCCGATCGACGCGCGCCGCCACCGGCTCGACCTGGTGCACCGCGCCGATGCCCTGGCCCGATCCCCAGATGTCCTTCCACGCCTTGGCCTTGCTGCCTTCGTTGCCGCCGAAGTTCATCGTCTTCAGGTCGCCTTCGGGCAGGTTGTCGGGGTCCATGCCCGCCGCCTCGATCGAGCTACGCAGGTAATTGCCGTGGACCCCGGTGAAGAGGTTCGAATAGACGATGTCGCTCGCGCGGCCTGCGACGATGCCCTGTTTATAGGCGTCGACGGCATTCGCTTCATCCGTCGCAATGAAGGGCGAGCCGATATAGGCGAGGTCCGCGCCCATCGCCTGTGCCGCCAGCACCGCGCCGCCGTTGGCGATCGCGCCCGACAGCGCCAGCGGGCCGTCGAACCATTCGCGGATTTCCTGGACGAAGGCGAAGGGGTTGAGCCGCCCGGCGTGCCCGCCCGCGCCAGAGCAGACCGCGATAAGCCCGTCCGCGCCTTTCTCGATCGCCTTGTGGGCATGCACGTCGGTGATGACGTCGTGCAGCGTGATCCCGCCCCAGCCGTGGACGACGGTGTTCAGATCCTCGCGCGCCCCGAGCGACGTGATGACGATCGGCACCTGCCACTTGGCGCAGGTGGCGAGATCGGCCTCCAGCCGGTCGTTCGATTTGTGGACGATCTGGTTGACCGCGAACGGCGCGGCGGGCCGGTCGGGATTGTCGCGGTTCCACGCCGCCAGTTCCTCGGTGATGCGGTGCAGCCATTCGTCCAGCATCGCCTGTGGCCGTGCGTTCAGCGCCGGGAACGACCCGACGATCCCCGCCTTGCACTGCGCGATCACCAGATCGGGCCCGGAAATGATGAACAGCGGCGACCCGATCACGGGCAGGCGCAGGCGGTCGAACAGCGGAGGGAGAGCCATGTTGGTTTCATAGCGCAACCGAAATGGCTGTCCAGCATAGGTAGCGTGCGGCTGGCGACATGACGGAGTGTGTCGCGGTTGCGTCGAACCGTGTCCGGGCGCAGGACATGCGGCAATCAAGTCACTGGAGTCGCTGCATGAAGAAGCTCGCCGTTGCCGCCCTGATGCTCACCGCCTCGTCGCCCGCTCTCGCCCAGGGGCAATTGCCGCGCACGGTCGTGCCGGTCAGCTACGACATCCGCGTCGAACCGAACGCGCAGGCGATGACGTTTTCCGGCAGCGAGACGATCCTGGTGCGCGTGACCGCGCCGACGCGGACGATCGTGCTGAACGCCGCCGACCTCGACGTGACGCTGGCGACCTTCGACGGCCAGCAGGTGAAGGTCGCGACCGATGCCGCGACCCAGCGGCTGACGGTCACGCTGCCGCGTGCCGCCAGCGTCGGCAACCACCGGCTGGCGTTCGGCTGGTCGGGCAAGATCAACACCTCTGCCGCCGGGCTGTTCGCGATCGATTACGCCGATCCCGATGGCAAGAAGCAGCGGATGCTCGCCACCCAGTTCGAAGCGCCCGACGCGCGCCGCTTCGCGCCGATGTGGGACGAGCCGTCGTTCAAGGCGAAGTTCACGCTCGCGGCGGTCGCGCCGAAGGGGCAGCTGGCGTTTTCGAACATGCCCGCGCGTGTGACGAAGCTGGCCGGTGACAAGCAGCTCTACACGTTCGCCGAGAGTCCGATCATGTCGAGCTACCTCCTGTACCTCGGCATGGGGGAAGTCGAGCGCAAGACGATCATGGCCGGCAAGACCGAGATCGGCGTCATCACCCGCAAGGGCGTGGTCGACCAGGGCGATTACGCGCTGAAGGCGGCGAAGGATCTGCTCGGCTATTACAACAATTACTTCGGCGTCGCGTATCCGCTGCCCAAGATGGACATGATCGCGGGGCCGGGATCGTCGCAATTCTTCGGCGCGATGGAGAATTGGGGCGCGATCTTCTATTTCGAGCCCGAGCTGCTGTTCGACGCCAAGCGCGCGTCGGTCAGCAACCAGCAGCGCATCTATTCGGTGGTCGCGCACGAGATGGCGCACCAGTGGTTCGGCGACCTCGTCACCATGCGCTGGTGGGACGATCTGTGGCTGAACGAGGGGTTCGCGAGCTGGATGGAGGGCAAGGCCACCAGCGACCTCAATCCGCAGTGGCAGTACGCCGACGCCAATGTCGGCAGCGAGCGTGAGGCCGCGCTGCGCCTCGACGCGACCGCGGCGACGCATCCCGTGATCCGCAAGGTCGAAACCGTCGACCAGATCGGCGAGGCGTTCGACACGATCACCTACCAGAAGGGGCAGGCCGTCATCGGCATGCTGGAAAGCACCGTCGGCGAGACGAAGTTCCGCGACGGCGTCCGCCGCTACATGGCCAAGTACAAGTACAACAACACCGTCACCGACCAGCTGTGGGCCGAGGTGTCCGCCGCATCGGGCCGCGATGTCGCGCCGTTCATGCACGACTTCACGTTGCAGGGCGGCGTGCCGCTGATCAGTGTCGCGAACATCGCGTGTGCGGGCGGGCGGACGACCGCGCGCTTCACCCAGACGCGCTTCGGCCTGGATGCCGCGTCGAAGACGC includes:
- a CDS encoding M1 family metallopeptidase; amino-acid sequence: MKKLAVAALMLTASSPALAQGQLPRTVVPVSYDIRVEPNAQAMTFSGSETILVRVTAPTRTIVLNAADLDVTLATFDGQQVKVATDAATQRLTVTLPRAASVGNHRLAFGWSGKINTSAAGLFAIDYADPDGKKQRMLATQFEAPDARRFAPMWDEPSFKAKFTLAAVAPKGQLAFSNMPARVTKLAGDKQLYTFAESPIMSSYLLYLGMGEVERKTIMAGKTEIGVITRKGVVDQGDYALKAAKDLLGYYNNYFGVAYPLPKMDMIAGPGSSQFFGAMENWGAIFYFEPELLFDAKRASVSNQQRIYSVVAHEMAHQWFGDLVTMRWWDDLWLNEGFASWMEGKATSDLNPQWQYADANVGSEREAALRLDATAATHPVIRKVETVDQIGEAFDTITYQKGQAVIGMLESTVGETKFRDGVRRYMAKYKYNNTVTDQLWAEVSAASGRDVAPFMHDFTLQGGVPLISVANIACAGGRTTARFTQTRFGLDAASKTPQTWRVPVGMSVLGGVAASREIRGATAQAGSVAGCGTLVVNPGKAGYYRVRYDAAGHSAIVRDFGRLAVADQLGTLGDDMALGYSGDQDLARYFETLDAVSPQSNSLVWTMVTGQMARLADLYDGTPLGERLKAKTLAQLAPALDRVGLEPKRGDSAVDTNLRETLVAALGAAGDPRVLTASRRYVGNLGSDMAKIPPAVRAPILRTFAANASIGEWEALLKATRAENNPVIRNQYIGLLGSANDPMLAQRALDLVKASEFTDPQRISLLAAVAGRHPDMAFDFASANAATINPLLETSSRSSFIVQLGGRSNDPAMIGKIQKFAQTLPAGSRGPADRTINSIRNRAVFADRLRPAVTKWAE
- a CDS encoding YdcH family protein codes for the protein MQTAHQSALEAKHATLDEKIAAEQGRPAPDQGIIADLKKRKLRVKEELAIG
- a CDS encoding PilZ domain-containing protein, with protein sequence MDQPPRDQFAIGTAGDASARGKPRDSLMLTAMLTVPAMSAPVQVRVRNLSAGGLMAEYAGPATTGDAVTIALRGVGEVAGSIAWVAEGRVGVAFDTAIDPLLARKPVAVRPRAAVRPKLSPL
- a CDS encoding YdcH family protein → MDEAEIRQRIEHLRTEHRDLDAATAALMAGTSPDQLQIARLKKRKLALKDEIAQLEDLLVPDIIA
- a CDS encoding NAD(P)H-dependent flavin oxidoreductase, whose amino-acid sequence is MALPPLFDRLRLPVIGSPLFIISGPDLVIAQCKAGIVGSFPALNARPQAMLDEWLHRITEELAAWNRDNPDRPAAPFAVNQIVHKSNDRLEADLATCAKWQVPIVITSLGAREDLNTVVHGWGGITLHDVITDVHAHKAIEKGADGLIAVCSGAGGHAGRLNPFAFVQEIREWFDGPLALSGAIANGGAVLAAQAMGADLAYIGSPFIATDEANAVDAYKQGIVAGRASDIVYSNLFTGVHGNYLRSSIEAAGMDPDNLPEGDLKTMNFGGNEGSKAKAWKDIWGSGQGIGAVHQVEPVAARVDRLEAEYRAAKARVAG
- a CDS encoding DUF1465 family protein, which codes for MIPAHTHSRLHRRLIDSLYVESMLLADEARGYFDEGGRHDRAGLDSLARVVFSCESMKVTTRLMHVIAWLLTQRAIANGELRVADALDPSRRLGDAPATDEDVISHLPDGARLLIGASIDLHRRVARFDRAQSAPRMLQSPARSMMDRLEMAF
- the dksA gene encoding RNA polymerase-binding protein DksA → MATVLDDSGTPGSSWPVPANDSVEGYRPSADEPFMSLRQQEYFRSKLNAWKDAIHREATGTLSQLQTDSLRESDLADRATSETDWSIELRTRDRQRKLIAKIDAALRRIDDGEYGYCEVTGEPISLGRLEARPIATMTVEAQERHERNERVSRED